In a single window of the Bacillus clarus genome:
- a CDS encoding Lrp/AsnC family transcriptional regulator: MMTEKELELLACLEKNSRLSVEMLAKMLNIEVEDAKKMVAKLESEKIIVDYVTHIDWTKVKENTGLTAMIDVKVTPKHGVGFDAVAEQIYRYSEVKSVYLMSGTYDLSITLEGKSMAEVAMFVSEKLATIESVVSTTTHFILKKYKHEGIIYEKTDDDKRIVVTP, encoded by the coding sequence ATGATGACTGAAAAGGAATTAGAGTTATTAGCTTGTCTTGAAAAAAATAGCCGTCTATCAGTAGAAATGTTAGCAAAGATGTTAAATATAGAAGTAGAAGATGCAAAGAAAATGGTCGCGAAATTAGAGAGTGAAAAAATTATCGTGGACTATGTAACACATATTGATTGGACAAAGGTAAAAGAGAATACTGGGTTAACAGCGATGATTGATGTGAAAGTTACACCGAAACACGGCGTTGGTTTTGATGCAGTTGCTGAGCAAATTTACCGTTATTCAGAAGTGAAGTCAGTTTATTTAATGTCAGGGACGTACGATCTTTCTATTACACTAGAAGGAAAAAGTATGGCTGAAGTGGCAATGTTTGTTTCAGAGAAGTTAGCAACAATTGAATCTGTCGTTTCAACAACAACTCATTTTATTTTGAAAAAGTATAAACATGAGGGGATTATTTATGAAAAAACTGATGATGATAAGCGAATTGTGGTGACACCATGA
- a CDS encoding MgtC/SapB family protein has product MEYTDLLMKLGLSAILGFAIGLERELKRKPLGLKTCLVISIISCLLTIVSIKAAYNLPHTDHMNMDPLRLAAQIVSGIGFLGAGVILRRGNDSIAGLTTAAMIWGASGIGIAVGAGFYLEAIFGMCFLMISVELIPLAMKFLGPRSLRQRDIAVKLVVRDMDNIPIVIEEIKQMDIKVKNMKLKTLENGAHYLHLKLSIDQKKHTADVYYALQHLESVQQTEVESM; this is encoded by the coding sequence ATGGAATACACCGATTTATTAATGAAACTAGGCCTTTCTGCTATTTTAGGGTTTGCTATCGGTTTAGAACGTGAACTAAAAAGAAAACCACTCGGTTTAAAAACTTGTTTAGTTATTTCTATTATTAGCTGTCTTCTAACAATTGTATCTATTAAAGCAGCTTATAATTTACCACATACCGACCATATGAATATGGATCCCCTTCGACTTGCAGCTCAAATTGTATCAGGAATTGGTTTTCTAGGTGCCGGAGTTATTTTAAGAAGAGGAAACGACAGTATTGCAGGATTAACTACCGCAGCTATGATTTGGGGGGCATCTGGTATCGGAATCGCTGTCGGGGCTGGTTTTTACCTTGAAGCAATTTTCGGTATGTGTTTCCTTATGATTAGTGTCGAACTCATACCATTAGCTATGAAATTTTTAGGTCCTAGATCATTACGCCAACGTGATATTGCCGTTAAACTTGTTGTACGCGATATGGACAATATCCCCATTGTTATTGAGGAAATAAAACAAATGGACATAAAGGTGAAAAATATGAAGCTTAAAACATTAGAAAATGGAGCCCATTATTTACATCTTAAATTGTCTATTGATCAGAAAAAACATACAGCTGATGTTTATTACGCTTTGCAACATCTTGAAAGTGTCCAACAAACGGAAGTTGAAAGTATGTAA
- a CDS encoding YugN-like family protein, whose amino-acid sequence MIPIQSNLEGCTYALFKLEEVLKPLGYSVGGNWDYDKGCFDYKIDEEDGYQFLRVPFKAVEGELDVPGVVVRLETPYILSHVYQDELDDEVNTLATGTSGLDQFAEPKDPDGVVKRKYVDIGKVLVQELEQHLINGG is encoded by the coding sequence TTGATTCCAATTCAATCAAATTTAGAAGGTTGTACATATGCGTTGTTTAAATTGGAGGAAGTTTTGAAGCCACTTGGCTATAGCGTTGGTGGTAATTGGGATTATGACAAAGGTTGTTTTGATTATAAAATCGATGAAGAAGATGGATATCAATTTTTAAGAGTCCCATTTAAAGCGGTAGAAGGAGAGCTCGATGTACCTGGTGTAGTTGTTCGCCTTGAAACACCGTATATTCTTTCGCATGTATATCAAGACGAACTGGATGACGAAGTAAATACGTTAGCAACTGGGACGAGCGGATTGGACCAGTTTGCTGAACCGAAAGACCCAGATGGCGTTGTGAAAAGAAAGTACGTTGATATTGGAAAAGTGTTAGTACAAGAGCTAGAGCAACATTTAATTAATGGTGGATGA
- the yugI gene encoding S1 domain-containing post-transcriptional regulator GSP13, which yields MSEQYTTGVVVTGKVTGIQDYGAFVALDEETQGLVHISEITNGYVKDIHDFLKVGDTVEVKVLSIDAEHRKMSLSLKAAKRKQGRVLIPKPSDKGFNTLREKLTEWIEESQLTK from the coding sequence ATGTCAGAACAATATACAACAGGAGTGGTTGTAACAGGGAAAGTGACTGGAATTCAAGATTACGGTGCATTTGTCGCATTAGATGAAGAAACACAAGGACTTGTGCATATATCTGAAATTACAAATGGATATGTAAAGGATATTCATGACTTTTTAAAGGTCGGCGATACAGTAGAAGTAAAGGTACTTTCAATTGATGCAGAGCACAGAAAAATGAGTTTATCGTTAAAAGCAGCGAAGAGAAAACAAGGACGGGTTCTTATACCGAAGCCATCTGATAAAGGATTTAATACGCTGCGTGAAAAGCTAACAGAATGGATTGAAGAATCGCAGTTAACAAAGTAA
- a CDS encoding alpha/beta fold hydrolase, with amino-acid sequence MNHECKCPYFTFSTRGTTIHYELYEHNNKKERPTFVLVHGFLSSSFSYRRLIPLLMKEGTVIALDLPPFGKSDKSHHFKYSYHNLANVIIDLIEHLALSNIILVGHSMGGQISLFVNRLRPELISKTILLCSSSYLARANLPLLYSSYLPFFHLYVKNWIIRRGVVHNLMNVVHDHTLIDNEMMEGYAAPFYDNRIFPALTRMIRDREGDLSSIELQKINTPTLLLWGEKDRVVPIHVGRRLHEDLPNSKFISYEDTGHLLPEEKPEHVYEEIMAFSAQ; translated from the coding sequence ATGAACCATGAATGCAAATGTCCTTACTTCACTTTTTCCACTCGCGGCACTACTATTCATTATGAATTGTACGAGCATAATAATAAAAAAGAACGACCTACCTTCGTACTCGTTCACGGTTTTTTATCTTCTTCATTTAGCTACAGACGACTCATCCCATTACTTATGAAAGAAGGAACAGTAATCGCCCTTGATTTACCACCTTTCGGTAAAAGTGATAAATCACATCACTTTAAATATTCCTATCATAATTTAGCCAACGTCATTATTGATTTAATAGAACATTTGGCACTCTCAAATATTATATTAGTCGGTCATTCTATGGGCGGACAAATCTCACTTTTCGTGAATCGTTTACGCCCTGAATTAATTTCAAAAACAATTTTATTATGTAGCTCCAGCTATTTAGCGCGTGCAAACTTACCTTTACTTTACTCCTCTTACTTACCATTCTTCCATCTATACGTGAAGAACTGGATTATCCGAAGAGGCGTTGTTCACAACTTAATGAATGTCGTTCATGATCATACTTTAATTGACAATGAGATGATGGAAGGCTATGCCGCTCCCTTTTACGATAATCGTATATTCCCTGCCTTAACCCGGATGATACGTGATCGTGAGGGTGATTTATCTTCCATTGAACTACAAAAGATTAATACACCTACCTTACTCCTTTGGGGGGAAAAAGACCGAGTCGTTCCTATTCATGTAGGACGTCGCCTACATGAAGACTTACCTAATTCTAAATTTATTTCATATGAAGACACAGGACACTTACTACCAGAAGAAAAACCAGAACATGTTTATGAAGAGATTATGGCTTTTTCAGCGCAATAA
- a CDS encoding glucose-6-phosphate isomerase encodes MSTHVTFDYSKALSFISEHELTYLRDAVKVSHHAIHEKTGAGNDFLGWVELPLQYDKEEFTRIQKCAEKIKNDSDILLVVGIGGSYLGARAAIEMLNHSFYNTLSKEQRKTPQVLFVGQNISSTYMKDLMDVLEGKDFSINVISKSGTTTEPAIAFRIFRKLLEEKYGKEEARKRIYATTDKARGALKTLADNEGYETFVIPDDVGGRFSVLTPVGLLPIAVSGLNIEEMMNGAAAGHDDFATSELEENPAYQYAVVRNALYNKGKTIEMLVNYEPALQYFSEWWKQLFGESEGKDQKGIFPSSANFSTDLHSLGQYIQEGRRDLFETVLKVGKSTHELKIELDENDLDGLNYLAGETVDFVNTKAYEGTLLAHSDGGVPNLIVNIPELNEYTFGYLVYFFEKACAMSGYLLGVNPFDQPGVEAYKKNMFALLGKPGFEELKAELEERLK; translated from the coding sequence ATGAGCACACATGTAACGTTCGACTATTCTAAAGCGTTATCGTTCATCAGTGAACACGAACTAACTTATTTACGTGATGCAGTAAAAGTATCACACCATGCGATCCACGAAAAAACTGGAGCTGGGAACGATTTCCTTGGGTGGGTAGAGCTTCCGCTTCAATATGACAAAGAAGAATTTACTCGCATTCAAAAATGTGCTGAGAAAATTAAAAACGACTCTGACATTTTACTTGTTGTAGGTATTGGTGGTTCTTATTTAGGGGCACGTGCAGCAATCGAAATGTTAAACCATTCTTTCTACAATACGCTTTCTAAAGAACAACGTAAAACTCCACAAGTGCTATTTGTTGGACAAAACATTAGCTCCACTTACATGAAAGATTTAATGGACGTATTAGAAGGTAAAGACTTCTCTATTAACGTTATTTCCAAATCAGGTACAACAACAGAGCCTGCAATCGCATTCCGTATCTTCCGTAAATTATTAGAAGAAAAGTATGGAAAAGAAGAAGCTCGTAAACGTATTTATGCAACTACAGATAAAGCGCGCGGTGCGTTGAAAACATTAGCTGATAACGAAGGATACGAAACATTTGTAATTCCAGATGATGTTGGCGGTCGTTTCTCTGTACTAACACCAGTTGGATTATTACCAATTGCAGTTAGTGGTTTAAACATTGAAGAGATGATGAACGGTGCAGCTGCTGGTCATGATGACTTCGCGACATCAGAACTTGAAGAAAACCCTGCTTATCAATACGCGGTTGTTCGTAATGCTCTATATAACAAAGGTAAAACGATTGAAATGCTTGTTAACTATGAGCCAGCACTTCAATACTTCTCTGAGTGGTGGAAACAGTTATTTGGCGAAAGTGAAGGGAAAGATCAAAAAGGTATTTTCCCATCTTCTGCAAACTTCTCAACTGACTTACATTCATTAGGTCAATACATTCAAGAAGGTCGTCGTGACCTATTTGAAACAGTTCTTAAAGTAGGTAAATCTACACACGAACTAAAAATCGAATTAGATGAGAACGATTTAGATGGATTAAACTACCTTGCTGGTGAAACTGTAGACTTCGTTAACACGAAAGCATACGAAGGTACATTACTTGCACATAGCGATGGCGGCGTACCAAACTTAATCGTAAACATTCCAGAATTAAACGAGTATACGTTCGGTTACCTTGTATACTTCTTCGAAAAAGCATGTGCGATGAGCGGCTACTTATTAGGTGTAAATCCATTTGACCAACCAGGTGTAGAAGCATATAAGAAAAACATGTTCGCCCTACTTGGAAAACCAGGATTCGAAGAACTAAAAGCAGAATTAGAAGAGCGTTTGAAATAA
- a CDS encoding aminotransferase: MKHFELSRAAESLKPSGIRKFFDLAAGMKGVISLGVGEPDFVTPWNVRQACIRSLEQGYTAYTANAGLLELRQEIAKYLKKQFQVSYDPNDEIIVTVGASQALDVAMRAIVNPDDEVLIIEPSFVSYAPLVTLAGGVPVPVATSLDDAFKVQPEQIEAAITTKTKAILLCSPNNPTGAMLNKSELEKLAVIVEKYNLIVLSDEIYAELVYDEEYTSFASIKSMRDHTILISGFSKGFAMTGWRLGMIAAPVEFSELMLKIHQYSMMCAPTMSQFAALEALRAGNDEVIRMRDSYKQRRNFMTTSFNEMGLTCHVPGGAFYVFPSISSTGLSSAKFAEQLLLEEKVAVVPGSVFGESGEGFIRCSYATSLEQLMEAMKRMKRFVENKKRTKHNTFCP; this comes from the coding sequence ATGAAGCATTTTGAACTATCAAGAGCAGCAGAATCTTTAAAGCCATCTGGCATTCGGAAGTTTTTTGATTTAGCAGCAGGTATGAAAGGCGTTATTTCACTCGGGGTGGGAGAGCCTGACTTTGTTACGCCTTGGAATGTAAGGCAAGCTTGTATTCGTTCTTTAGAACAAGGGTACACAGCATATACTGCAAATGCAGGATTATTGGAGCTTCGTCAAGAAATAGCAAAGTATCTAAAAAAACAATTTCAAGTATCTTATGATCCAAATGATGAAATTATCGTTACAGTTGGAGCGAGCCAAGCGCTAGATGTAGCGATGCGTGCTATTGTAAACCCGGATGATGAAGTGTTGATTATTGAACCGAGCTTTGTATCATACGCACCTCTTGTTACATTAGCTGGCGGAGTTCCCGTTCCGGTAGCAACGTCCTTAGATGATGCTTTTAAGGTCCAACCAGAGCAAATTGAAGCAGCCATTACAACGAAAACAAAGGCAATTTTACTTTGTTCCCCAAATAATCCAACCGGAGCAATGTTAAACAAATCCGAATTAGAAAAGCTAGCAGTCATTGTTGAAAAGTATAATCTTATCGTTTTATCAGATGAGATTTATGCAGAGCTTGTGTATGACGAAGAGTATACGAGTTTTGCGAGTATTAAAAGTATGCGTGACCATACCATTTTAATTTCAGGATTTTCAAAAGGATTTGCGATGACTGGATGGCGCCTTGGAATGATTGCAGCCCCTGTTGAATTTTCAGAATTAATGCTCAAAATTCATCAATACTCAATGATGTGTGCACCGACGATGTCGCAATTTGCAGCACTTGAGGCACTCCGTGCAGGAAATGATGAAGTAATTCGCATGAGAGATAGTTATAAACAGCGTCGTAACTTTATGACGACATCATTTAATGAGATGGGTTTAACATGTCATGTGCCAGGCGGGGCGTTTTATGTCTTTCCTTCTATTTCCTCAACTGGACTATCTTCAGCAAAATTTGCAGAACAATTATTGCTAGAAGAAAAAGTAGCAGTTGTTCCTGGAAGTGTATTTGGTGAAAGTGGCGAAGGGTTTATACGTTGTTCATATGCAACTTCACTTGAGCAATTGATGGAAGCAATGAAACGTATGAAGCGATTTGTAGAGAATAAAAAAAGGACAAAACATAATACGTTTTGTCCATAA
- a CDS encoding DUF378 domain-containing protein, translated as MSTLQRIALVFTVIGAVNWGLIGFFQFDLVAAIFGGQNSALARIIYGIVGISGLINLGLLFKPSENLGTHPETNEIR; from the coding sequence ATGAGTACTTTACAACGTATCGCATTAGTCTTTACTGTAATCGGTGCTGTTAACTGGGGACTTATCGGGTTCTTCCAGTTTGACTTAGTCGCAGCTATTTTCGGCGGACAAAACTCTGCTCTCGCACGTATTATTTACGGCATCGTTGGTATTTCTGGGCTCATCAATCTTGGTTTACTATTCAAACCATCTGAAAATCTTGGTACTCACCCAGAAACGAATGAAATTCGATAG
- a CDS encoding 2-hydroxyacid dehydrogenase, with amino-acid sequence MKTKGDGTVKPKVYIAEPVPKFVETFLSKHCEYEKWDRNEKIPREVLLEKIQDKHGLLNFGSAIDEELLQAAPNLQVVSNISVGYDNFNLEAMQSRNVVGTNTPYVLDDTVADLVFALMLSAGRRVCELDSYVKNGNWDAEIGKKHFGLDVHHSTIGIIGMGRIGEAVAKRAKFGFDMDVLYYNRRRKEDAEQKFNATYCELQTLLKKSDFIVLLTPLTEETYHLIGEEEFSLMKETAIFINASRGKTVDEAALIHALTEKKIFAAGIDTFTQEPIEKDNSLLSLQNVVTLPHIGSATLKTRQQMAMTAAENLVAGLQGKVPPNIVRG; translated from the coding sequence ATAAAAACGAAAGGGGATGGAACCGTGAAACCAAAAGTATATATCGCTGAACCTGTTCCAAAATTTGTAGAAACTTTTCTCTCAAAGCACTGTGAATACGAGAAATGGGATCGTAATGAAAAAATACCACGTGAAGTTTTATTAGAAAAAATACAAGATAAACATGGTTTGCTTAACTTCGGATCAGCCATTGATGAAGAATTATTACAAGCAGCTCCTAATTTACAAGTTGTGAGTAACATTTCTGTTGGTTATGATAACTTTAATTTAGAAGCGATGCAAAGTAGAAATGTAGTCGGAACGAATACGCCATACGTATTAGATGATACAGTAGCTGATCTCGTTTTCGCTCTTATGCTATCTGCCGGTCGCCGCGTGTGCGAACTTGATTCATACGTAAAAAACGGCAATTGGGATGCTGAAATTGGAAAAAAACACTTCGGACTAGACGTGCATCATAGCACAATTGGCATTATTGGTATGGGACGAATTGGAGAAGCTGTCGCAAAACGAGCAAAATTCGGATTTGACATGGACGTTCTTTATTATAATCGTCGCCGTAAGGAAGACGCTGAGCAAAAATTTAATGCCACCTACTGTGAACTACAAACGTTACTAAAAAAATCTGATTTCATCGTTCTTCTTACTCCATTAACAGAAGAAACGTATCATCTTATTGGAGAGGAAGAATTTTCATTAATGAAAGAAACTGCAATTTTCATTAATGCATCCCGTGGAAAAACAGTGGATGAAGCAGCATTAATTCATGCATTAACAGAAAAGAAAATTTTTGCAGCAGGCATCGATACATTTACACAAGAACCAATCGAAAAAGATAATTCACTCTTATCTTTACAAAACGTTGTAACTTTACCGCACATCGGATCTGCAACATTAAAAACAAGACAACAAATGGCAATGACAGCCGCCGAAAATTTAGTTGCTGGATTACAAGGAAAAGTGCCTCCTAATATTGTACGGGGGTAA
- a CDS encoding potassium channel family protein, with translation MKSRVNLIDTFRDSIIFRLICFIIALTTTSGFLIYTLEPLYFTTWFDGIWWSLVTIFTVGYGDFVPHTMLGKLIGMSLILLGTGFCSYYMVLFATEMISKQYMKIKGEEAATSHGHMIIVGWNERAKQVVNQMHILDPNLDIVLIDETLSLLPKPFHHLEFIKGCPHHDQTLLKANIKTAHTILITADKEKNESLADTQSILNILTAKGLNSNIHCIAELLTSEQIQNATRAGASEIIEGNKLTSYVFTASLLFPSISGVLFTLYNEISESKLQLMETPPYIGQTFAACSTMLLKQNVLLLGVKRDEQYHINPIHSSIIIENDILIVIHH, from the coding sequence TTGAAATCACGAGTTAACCTAATAGATACATTTCGTGACTCCATTATTTTTCGTTTAATTTGTTTCATCATTGCACTTACGACCACTTCTGGTTTCCTCATATATACATTAGAACCGCTATACTTTACTACATGGTTTGATGGGATTTGGTGGTCGCTTGTTACAATTTTCACCGTCGGTTATGGCGATTTCGTCCCGCATACAATGCTCGGAAAGCTTATTGGCATGAGTCTCATTTTACTTGGAACAGGATTTTGCTCTTATTATATGGTGTTATTTGCTACTGAAATGATTAGCAAACAATATATGAAGATTAAAGGCGAAGAAGCTGCTACTTCTCATGGACATATGATTATCGTGGGATGGAATGAGCGTGCTAAACAAGTGGTAAATCAAATGCACATTTTAGATCCAAACCTCGATATTGTGTTAATTGATGAAACACTTTCTTTACTTCCAAAACCATTTCATCATTTAGAGTTTATTAAGGGCTGTCCGCATCACGACCAAACTTTGTTAAAGGCTAATATTAAAACCGCTCATACAATATTAATAACGGCGGACAAAGAAAAAAATGAAAGCTTAGCTGATACACAATCTATTTTAAACATTTTAACCGCAAAAGGACTTAACTCAAATATTCACTGTATCGCCGAGCTCCTTACTTCCGAACAAATTCAAAATGCAACGAGAGCCGGAGCATCAGAAATTATAGAAGGAAATAAATTAACAAGCTATGTGTTTACCGCTTCGCTTTTATTCCCTTCTATTTCAGGCGTCTTATTTACGCTTTATAACGAAATCTCAGAAAGTAAATTACAGCTTATGGAGACACCCCCATACATAGGACAAACTTTCGCTGCTTGTAGCACTATGCTTTTAAAACAAAATGTTCTTTTACTAGGTGTTAAACGTGATGAACAATATCATATTAATCCGATTCATTCCTCTATCATTATCGAAAACGACATACTGATCGTCATCCACCATTAA